The following coding sequences lie in one Miscanthus floridulus cultivar M001 chromosome 9, ASM1932011v1, whole genome shotgun sequence genomic window:
- the LOC136483795 gene encoding F-box protein SKIP16-like, whose translation MASPPPPEPAPAEAGLESMEGLVLDTVISRAGARPAAALACASTRLRTAVADDSIWRGFCAEDLGLDAPVDPEGQPLPSFQVAYKVWLESFGMYPLPMVKRVKQFWTSMKTWLSENFPEAYRTLCKGVSEAQLKLAEDDLGFKLPMPTKLLYRFCNAQLPFSEDHDANKSISTHGLIGGYAFYDHWVNVHLSPLEQIVEETKDFYREFPDVFHGRKFIVVATSWFRPKTFLLDCSNGELYVGTYNLPIGGMLPCVPKALIKPAENDLAQDGLLLWLEEHLRRLQNGMIKTRMLMTSRYISLYPEAPPSCSSAVTNGIKVRSSAVFVPEHPGGPGEKFMLTYSVRMSVPEACMLGGVYYSSCQLCSRHWTIRSCDRVVSDVSGGGVIGQYPVLLPGEDEFIYESCTPLPKVPGSVEGSFSFVPGKLIRPEGKPFEVMVAPFPLEVPEYIF comes from the exons ATGGCGTCCCCGCCGCCGCCAGAGCCCGCACCGGCCGAGGCGGGGCTGGAgagcatggagggcctcgtcctcGACACGGTCATCTCAAGGGCCGGCGCGCGCCCCGCAGCGGCGCTCGCCTGCGCCAGCACGCGCCTCCGCACCGCCGTCGCTGACGACTCAATCTGGCGCGGATTCTGCGCTGAGGACCTGGGGCTCGACGCGCCCGTCGATCCGGAGGGCCAGCCTCTCCCCTCTTTCCAG GTTGCATATAAGGTTTGGTTGGAGTCTTTTGGCATGTACCCTCTACCTATGGTAAAGAGAGTGAAACAATTCTGGACTTCAATGAAAACTTGGTTGTCTGAAAACTTTCCTGAGGCATACAGAACGTTGTGCAAAGGTGTTTCTGAAGCTCAATTAAAGTTGGCAGAggatgatcttggtttcaagctCCCTATGCCCACAAAGCTGTTGTATCGCTTTTGCAATGCTCAACTGCCTTTTAGTGAAGACCATGACGCAAATAAAAGCATTTCCACTCATGGATTGATTGGGGGCTATGCGTTTTATGATCATTGGGTGAATGTGCATTTGTCACCGCTTGAGCAAATAGTTGAAGAGACAAAGGACTTCTATCGGGAGTTCCCTGATGTCTTTCATGGGCGTAAATTCATTGTAGTGGCGACTTCATGGTTTCGTCCGAAAACGTTTCTTCTAGATTGCTCAAATGGTGAACTTTATGTTGGTACATACAACTTACCTATAGGAGGAATGCTTCCCTGTGTGCCTAAAGCATTGATAAAGCCAGCAGAGAATGATCTAGCCCAAGATGGACTACTTCTGTGGTTAGAAGAGCATCTTAGGCGTTTACAGAATGGCATGATCAAGACCCGTATGCTGATGACATCGAGATATATCAGCTTATAtccagaagcacctccatcatgCAGTTCAGCTGTTACAAATGGCATTAAG GTACGCTCGTCTGCTGTATTTGTGCCAGAACATCCTGGGGGGCCTGGGGAAAAATTTATGCTCACTTACTCAGTTCGCATGTCAGTTCCAGAGGCATGTATGCTAGGTGGTGTGTACTATTCTTCCTGCCAGCTTTGCTCCCGCCACTGGACCATCAGATCGTGTGACAGGGTTGTTTCTGATGTGAGCGGAGGAGGTGTTATCGGACAG TATCCTGTACTGTTACCTGGTGAGGATGAGTTTATCTACGAGAGTTGCACGCCACTGCCCAAAGTACCTGGATCTGTGGAGGGCTCTTTTTCGTTTGTGCCTGGCAA GTTGATCCGGCCTGAAGGGAAGCCGTTCGAAGTCATGGTGGCGCCGTTCCCTCTTGAGGTTCCAGAATACATCTTCTGA